TCGGTCATTTCGTACACGCCCCATGCGACGAGGCCGAAGATCGGCACCATCACCATGCCCATGCCGTACCTGTCGGCTTCATAGGCCATAGCGTGTTTCGCGCTCTCGGAAAGCTGCGGCGCCGGGTCACTCGTCAGGTAATCGAGCCCGCCTGCCTTCGCCCGTCCCCGGCTCCCGCCTTCTCCTGCTTCCGTTATGCCCTAACGCCGCGGCGCCAAGGTCCCGAAGGTCAGCACGCCCTGCGTCCCGGCCCTCGGATCGGCATCCCCCGTGAAGGCCAGGGCGAGGTCCGCCCGCCCCGGCTGGCCGGAGGAGAGGCGGTAGGTGATCTGCCGCGCCGCCCCGGCGCCCGGCACGGGCACGCTGCCGTCGAAGGCGCGCGTCACGCTCAGCCCCGGCCGCGCCGTGCGCTCCGCCAGCCGCACGAAGAGCGGCTCCGCCGTCTCCACGTCCATCCGCTGCAGCCGCAGGGAACAGGCCACCGGCCGCCGCGTCAGCACCAGCACCATCGCCCCGACATGGGCGCCGCGCGCCACCAGAACCTGCCCCTCGCCCCCGCGCAGCAGGGTGGCGGCCCTGTCCGCCGGCAGCGCCGCGAAGCCCGCTTCCCGCGCCGCGGCCCCGGCATCGCCGCCCGTCAGCAAGCGGGCGCAGATCTGCATGAAGCTGCCCATGGCCGCCGCCGTCTCCTCCGTCAGCGGCGCGGCGGCCCGGGCGGCGGAAGGGAAGGGCAAGGGGGTGAGCGCCAGCAGGGCCAGCAGAACTGGACGCCGCGCCGCGCGCGCGGTGGGATGGGGAAAACCCCGATAGGGCAACCGAGGAAACGATACCATGCCCCTGGATAACGCCTTCGACCTGCCCGAGGACACCCGCGCCCTGCAGGAGGTGGCCCGCGATTTCGCGCGGGACATCCTGGCGCCGCGCGCCCTGGAATGGGATTCCGCCCGTCACTTCCCGGTGGAGGAGATGCGCCAGGCCGCCGCCCTCGGCATGGCCGCCCTCTACGTGCGGGAGGAGTCGGGCGGCTCCGGCCTCACCCGGCTGGACGCGGCGGTGGTGTTCGAGGCCCTGTCCACCGGCTGCCCCGTCACCGCCGCCTTCCTCTCCATCCACAACATGGTCGCCTGGATGATCGACCGCTGGGGCAGCGAGGCCCAGCGCGCGGAGCACCTGCCCGCCCTCGTCACCATGGAGCGCATCGCCTCCTACTGCCTGACGGAGCCCGGTTCCGGCAGCGACGCCGCCGCGCTGCGCACCCGCGCCCTGCGCGACAACAGCGGCTACGTCCTCAACGGCTCCAAGCAGTTCATCTCCGGCGCCGGCGCCTCGGACCTCTACCTCACCATGGTCCGCACGGGCGGGGAGGGGCCGGACGGCATCTCCGCCCTGCTCGTCCCGAAGGAGACGGAAGGCCTCTCCTTCGGCGCCAACGAGAGGAAGATGGGCTGGAACGCCCAGCCCACGCGGCTGATGACCTTTCAGGACGCGCGCCTTCCCGCCGATACCCTGCTGGGCGAGGAGGGCCAGGGCTTCCGCATGGCCATGGCGGGCCTCGACGGCGGCCGCCTGAACATCGCCGCCTGCTCCATCGGCGGCGCCCAGCGCGCGCTCGACATCGCGCTGGACTACGTGCGGGAGCGCCGCGCATTCGGCAAGCCCGTCTCCGACTTCCAGGCCACGCAGTTCCGCCTCGCCGACATGGCGACGGAGCTGGAGGCCGCCCGCTCCCTCCTCTGGCGCGCCTGCGCGAAGCTGGACAGCAAGGCGCCCGATGCCGGCCCCTTCTGCGCGATGGCCAAGCGATTCGCCTCCGACACCGGCCACCGCGTGGCGGACGAGGCGCTGCAGCTCCTCGGCGGCTACGGCTACCTGCACGATTACGGGGTGGAGAAGCTGGTGCGCGACCTGCGCGTGCACCGCATCCTCGAGGGCACGAACGAGATCATGCGCGTCATCGTCGCGCGCCACCTTCTCGGCCGACGCGACTCGCGTTGACTCGCGGAACCGTGAGCCGCCATCTTCCGCAACGAAGGCCCTCCCGCGCGCGCCCCGCGCCAGGATGGTGAGAGGAGAGCTCATGCCCCGAGGGTCCCTGATGCGGTCCGGCCTGGCCGCGCCGCTGGCCCTGGCCCTCCTCCTCCCGCCCCTGGTCCCAGCGGCCCGCGCCCAGGGCGAGATCCGCAGCGTCGTCGTCCCGGCGGAGGGCGCGGTGGTGATCCCGCCCCGCGGCGCCCCGCGGCTCGCGGCCCGCCCGGCCGGCACCGGCGCCGGCGTGCCCATCCCGCCCGGCGGCACCGCCCGCGGCCCGGTGGTCCTGCCAGACACCGGGACCGGACTCGCCGCCCCCGTGCTCGGCCTCGCCCTGCCGGTCATCGCCGGCGCGCTGCTCGGCGGCACCCTCGCCGGGTCGAAGGGCGGCAGCTCCGCCCCCGCGCGCACGCGCTAGGTCTCCTCCCTAGGAGCCTGTCCGGTTTCGCATTATGTGCGGAAGCGGCGAATCGAACGCGCCGAGGAGGCAACGACCATGTCCAACCGTGACCACACCCTCACCCGGCGCCTGGCGCTCGGCGCCGGCCTCGGCACCCTCGCCGCCGGCCTCGCGCCCGGCGCGCGCGCCCAGACCCAGACCCAGACCCAGACCGGCGGCGGGGCCTACCCGAACCGCCCCATCAATATGATCGTCGGCTTCCCGCCGGGCGGGCAGACCGATTTCGCCGCGCGCATCGTCCAGCCCGGCCTCGCCCAGAACCTCGGCCAGTCCGTCGTGATCGACAACCGCGGCGGCGCCGGCGGCAATATCGGCACCGAGGCCGTGCTGCGCGCCCGCCCCGATGGCTACACCCTGCTCGCGGGCAACTCCTCGCCCATGGCGATCAACCCGCACACCTTCCCGAACATGACGATCAACCCGCTCGACCTCATGCCGATCGGGCTGACGCTGCAGAGCTCCATGGTCCTTTGCGTGCACCCCTCCGTGCCCGCGAGCAACGTCCGCGAGCTGGCCGCCTGGATCAAGGCGCAGTCCGGCGGCGTGAACTACGGCTCTCCCACCGCCGGCAGCCTCTCCCACTGCGCGATGGAGCTGTTCCGCGACCGCATCGGCAAGCCGGAGATGGTGAGCGTGCCCTATCGCGGCTCGGGCCCCGCCATCCAGGACTTCGTGGCCAACCGCTTCTCCGCGATGTTCGACGCCGCCTCCGTCCTCTCCCCCTTCATCAAGTCCGGCCAGCTCAAGCCCATCCTCGTCAGCGGCGCGGCCCGTGCGCCCGCGCTGCCGGACGTGCCGACCGCCGCGGAGCAGGGCCTGCCGGACTTCGTCTTCACCGCCTGGATCGGCCTGTTTGCGCCGAAGGGCACGCCGGATGAGGTGATCCGCCGCGTCCACGCCGCCCAGGACGCCGCGCTGAAGGATCCGGCCGTGCGGGAGAAGATCACCGGCCAGGGCGACGAGCCCGGCGGCGGCTCCACCGAGGACTTCGCCAACATGGTCCGCCGCGACCACGCGCGCTGGGGCCAGGTGGTGAAGGAGAACAACATCACCGCCGCCTGAGCACCCGACCGGCCGGGAGGAGACGCGATTGAGCACCGATCCTCCCGGCACGGGCGCGCGCCCGGCCGGCACGCCGGGGGAGGTCTTCCTAGCCTTCCTCCGGCTGGGCCTCACTTCCTTCGGCGGCCCCGTCGCGCACCTCGGCTACTTCCGCGCCGAGTTCGTCGCGCGCCGGCGCTGGCTGGGGGAGGCCGCCTATGCGGAGCTCGTCGCCCTCTGCGGCTTCCTGCCCGGCCCGGCCTCCAGCCAGGTCGGCTTCGCCCTCGGCCTTCTTCGCGGCGGCCCCTGGGGCGGCCTCGCGGCCTGGGCCGGCTTCACCCTGCCCTCGGCCCTCCTCCTCGTCCTCTTCGCGACCTGGGCCGGAAGCCTGGGCGCCTCGCCCCTCGGCGCGGGGCTGCTGCACGGGCTGAAGCTCGTCGCCGTCGCCGTCGTCGCGCAGGCTGTCTGGGGCATGGCGCGCACGCTCACCCCGGACCGGCCGCGCGCCGCCATCGCGCTCCTCGCCACGGCCCTCGCCGCGCTGGCGCCACCCGCGATCGGGCAGGTTGCCGCCATCCTTCTCGGCGCCGCCGCCGGGCTTCTCCTCTGCCGGGAGGAGGAGGCGGGGGCGCCGGAACCCCTGGCCTTCGGGATCCCCCGCCGGGTCGGCCTCGCCTGCCTCGCGCTCTTCGCCGCGCTGCTCCTCCTCCCGCCGCTGCTCGGCCCGGCGGCCGCGGTGTTCGACGCCTTCTACCGCTCCGGCGCCCTCGTCTTCGGCGGCGGCCACGTGGTCCTGCCCCTGCTGCGCGACGCCGTCGTGGCACCGGGCTGGGTGTCGGAGGATGCCTTCCTCGCCGGCTACGGCGCGGCCCAAGCGGTGCCGGGCCCGCTCTTCACCTTCGCCGCCTATCTCGGCGCCGCGCTGCGCCCCGGCCCGGGCGGCCTGCTCGGGGCGGCGGTCCCGCTGGCCGCCGTCTTCCTGCCCGGCCTCCTGCTTCTGGTCGGCGCGCTGCCCTTCTGGAACGCGCTCCGCGCCCGCCCGGCCGCGCGGGCGGCGATGCGGGGCGCCAACGCCGCCGTGGTCGGCCTGCTCGGCGCGGCGCTCTACGATCCGGTCTGGACCGCGACCGTGCAGCGCCCCGCCGACTTCGTCCTCGCCATCACGGGGTTCCTGCTGCTGACGCTGTGGAAGCTGCCGCCGCTCGCCCTCGTGGCCCTCGGCGCCCTCGCCGGGATCGGCGTGGCCGCGCTCGGATAGCGCCCGCCCCCTCGCTGTCCTGGCGGTTCCGTCCTATTCCCGCCCGGAGAACCGCGAGGAGCCGTCCGCCATGTCCAGCCGCGAAGCCGCCATTGCCCGCGCCCGCGCCGAGTTCGACAGCGGCGCCTTCCGCGAGCGCCTCGCCGCGCTCATTGCCATCCCCTCCACCTCGCAGGACCCGGCAGCGGCGGCCGAGTGCCAGCGCTACTTGGAGGAGGGAATCCAGCCCTGGATCGCCCGCCTCGGCTTCACCTCCTCCATCCACCCCAACCCCGAGGCCGGCTGCGGCCCCATCCTGATCGCGGAGCGCGTCGAGGACCCGTCCCGCCCGACCATCCTCCTTTACGGCCACGGCGACACGGTGCGCGGGCTGGATGACCAGTGGAGCGACGGCATCAAGCCCTGGGCCGTCACGGAGAGGGATGGGCTCTGGTACGGGCGCGGCACCGCCGACAACAAGGGCCAGCACATCATTAACCTCGCCGCGCTGGAGGCCGTGCTGGCCGAGCGGGGCGGGGTGCTTGGCGCCAACGTGAAGCTGGTGCTGGAGATGTCGGAGGAGCTGGGCTCCCGCGGCCTCCGCCCCTTCGTGGAGGCGCATCGCGAGGCACTTGCCGCCGACGCCCTTATCGCCTCCGACGGCCCGCGCGTCGAGCCCGCGCTCCCCACCATCGCCGCCGGCTCCCGCGGCAGCTTCATGTTCGACCTCGTGGTGAAGCTGCGCGGCGGCGGCGTCCATTCCGGCCACTGGGGCGGGCTGACGACGGACCCCGCCATCCTCCTCTCCCACGCCATCGCCAGCATCGCGGACCAGCACGGCAAGATCCTCGTCCGCGACTGGCTGCCCGGGGAGACCGTGCCCGCCAACATCCGCGCCGCGCTCCAGGGCTGCCCGGTCGGGGGAGGGGAGGGGGCAGCCACCATCGACGAGGGCTGGGGCGAGCCCGGCCTGACCCCCGCCGAGAAGATCTACGGCTGGGCGAGCTTCATCGTCCTCGCCATGATCTCCGGCCGCCCCGAAGCCCCGGTGAACGCCGTCGCGCCGGACGCCCGCGCCGTCTGCCAGATCCGCTACACCGGGGACTCCGACCCGGCCAAGTTTGCCCCCGCCCTGCGCGCCCACCTGGACGCGCACGGGTTCGGGAAGGTCGCCATCGAGAAGACCGGCATTCGCATGCCCGCCAGCCGCACCCCGCCGGACAGCCCTTGGGTGCTCTGGACGAAGGCGAGCATGGAGAGGTCGCTGGGCACCCGCGTGCAGGTCACGCCCAACGCCTCCGGCGGCCTGCCCGGCGACGTCTTTGTGGACCTGCTCGGCACGCCGCTGGTCTGGGTCCCGCATTCCTACAACGGCTGCAAGCAGCACGGCCCGGACGAGCACGTCATTCCCGCCATGATGCGCGAGGGCCTGGCCGCCTTCGCCGGCATCTGGTGGGACCTCGGCGAGCCCGGCACGCCGGCGCGTTGAACCGATAGGGGGGCCGGGGAAGTCCCGGCCCTCAGTGCTCGAACTCGAAGGCCAGCTCCGCCGTCCCGCCCGGCCGCGCCGCGGCCCGCACCCGGTCCGCCATCCGCGCGATCAGCGCGCCGGAGACGCGGCGCATGGCGGCGTCCAGCGCGTCCTCGTCCCCCTCCATCAGCGCCTGCGCGTCCGGCACCGCGGAATGGCCTGCGGGAAGCGGAAGGGGTGGCCCGGCATGGAGCAGCCGGCAGCGCAGGTTGAACTCGTCGAAGCTGGCGGAGAGCGTCACCGGGCCCTCCGTGCCCGCCTGCCGCAGGGCCTCCAGCGCCTCGCCCATCACGACGCCGGCGCGCGCCACTACGTCCGCCCGCGCGCCCCAGGCCCGGCCCCTCTGCTCCAGGAACTCGGCGGCCTGCTGCCCCTCGCCCTCGGGGTCCAGCACCGTCCCGGCGGTCTGCCGCACCCCGATCCGCAGCAGCGCGTTCAGCGCCACCGCTGCGATCGAGCCCATGGTGAGGCCCGAGGAGACGACGATCCGGCTCCAGTCCGGCGAGGCCTGGGCCAGGGCCGGCAGCAGCATGACCCCCGTGCCGCACACGGCCGCCAGCCCCACGATAAAGCCCCGCCGCGCATCCATCAGGCGGGAGGTGGCCAGCCCCATCCCCGCCACGATGAGGTAGGAGGCGGTGTAGACCAGGATGCCCCCGATCACCGGCCCCGGCGTCAGCGCCACCAGCCCGGAGATCGCGGGGAAGAAGGCTGTGGCCATCAGGATCGCGCCCGCGGCCGCCCCCACGCGCCAGGCCGTGATCCCGGTGGCCGCCGCCAGGCCGAGATTGGCCGAGGAGCTGGCCGTGGTCAGCACGCCCGCGAGGGCCTGCAGCACGTGCATCAGCCCCTGTCCCGTCACGCTGCGGGCCACCAGCCCCATGTCCACCCGCCGCCACCGGGCATCGTCCATCCTGTCCATGGACAGGACCGTCCCGAACAGGTCCATCACCCCGATCAGCTCGATGACGAGGAAGATGGCGATCGGCACCAGCAGGAACTCCGGCGCCGGCAGGCCATGCCCGGGCAGGGGCACCGCCACGGCCGGCAGCGCGGCCAGCGCCTGCAGCCCGCCCTCCGCCGTGGTGCCGAGCGCGACCGCCAGGGCCGTGCCCGCCAGCGCCCCGGCCAGCACCGCCATGCGCCGCAGCCCCGGCCCGCCCCAGAGGGAGGCACCGACGATCACGGCCAGTGTCACCGCCGCCACCGCGAGGGCGGCGGGCGAGGCATCGCCCGCCGGCGTCAGCCCCACCCCGCGCGTCAGCCCGCCCGCCACGAGGGAGAGGCCGAGCATCAGCACCACGACGCCGATCACCTCGGGCGGGAAGAAGGCCCGCAGTCGCGGGATCACCCGCGCGAGGAGTATCGCGGCCACCGCGGCCACGATCGTCGCCCCCATCGTGGCCCCCAGCCCGTAGGCCGCTGTCACCGCCACGAAGATCGGGAGCCGCGCCGGGGCGGGCAGCGCGACGAGGATCAGCCCCGGCCCGATGCGGCTCGGCACCGCCTGGACCAGGGTGGCGAGGCCGACGAGGAAGGTGGTGACGGAGACGAAGCGGCCGGTCGCCTCCGCGTCCAGCCCGATCCCCTGCGCCGCCACCACCGCGTAGAGGACAAACATCAGCGACAGCGCCGCGTGCTGCGCCCCCATGCCGAGCAGGACGCCGACCGGCGGCCTCTCATCCACCGCGTAGAGCAGTTCCTCGGGACGCTTGCGCGAGGACGGGGCCGGCGGGGGAAGGAGGCGGTCCAGGGGTGAGGGCAATCCAGGGCTCCGGGCAGGAACGGGGGAAGGGCCGGTAGGGGCCGGCCGGGGATTAGGCCATTCCCGCAGGGCTTTGTGGAGCGTCAGGCCGCGCCGCTCCCCGCTGCGCCAGGGCGCGCCGCCTCACGGAGCGCCGGAAGGCGTCGTCACGCTTCATCACCAACCCTGCCTCGCGGCGTTACACGGCACGTTCCATCTTCGGGACATCCCCAAGGAGGATCAGACATTGAGCCGTGACCGCAAGACCACCCTTTCCGCCCTCGCCGTCGCCCTTGGGATCGGCGCGCTGGCCGGGCCCGCCCTCGCCCAGCCCGCAGCACCCCCGGCGCCACCGGCCCAGGCCGTGCCCATGGGCCCGGGCGCCGAGCGCATGCTGCGGGAGGCCGACGCGAACCGCGACGGCCGCGTGACCGAGGCCGAGGCTTGGGACGCCCTCACCGCCCGCTTCGCCGCCGCCGACGCGAACAAGGATGGCGGCCTCACCTGGGAGGAGCTCCGCGGCTACGTCGTGGCGGAGATGCCGGCCCGCCGCGGCATGACCCCGGCGCGGCAGGAGCGGATGGAGGCGCGTGGCGGGGCCATGTTTCGCGCCGTGGACGCCGATCGCGACGGCCGCGTGACGACCACGGAGCTGCGCCCCTTCGCCGAGGCGATGTTCCGCTCCCGCGACCGGAACGGGGACACCGCCCTCACGCGCGACGAGCTGCGGCGTCCCCACGGCCGCCCCCACGCGCCGGCGCGGGCGCAGTAGGGCATCCCGTCCGGCCGCGCGAGGGCGCGGCCGGATGAGGACGCGAAACGCCCGCGCGGCGACGCGGGAAGAGATGGATCGGCTTGGATTTCCCCACGGGAAGGGGAAGTGGTGGGCGCGACAGGGATTGAACCTGTGACCCTTCGCGTGTGAAGCGAATGCTCTCCCGCTGAGCTACGCGCCCGGAGTGGCGGGGCATATCCTCCACCCGGGCGGGCCTGTCAAGCCGGCCGGTCGGCTCTTGTCCCGGCGCCCGGAGCCCCGCCAGGCTCCTCCGGCGGGTAGACGGGGCGTGCCTGCCGGCCCGGGCACCCCCTGTTCAACCCGCGGGTCCGACACGATCTGCAGGGCATTGTCGAAGGACACCGCATGATCCCGGTCCGGCCAGCTCGCCTCGCCCTGCTCGCCCTTCCGGCCCTGCTGGCCCTCTCGGCCGTCCCGGCCGGGGCGCAGCCGATGGCCGCCACCTACACGGTCCAGGCCGTCGGCATGACGGTCATGGAGGTGGACGCCACCCTCGACATCACCGATGCCGGCTACACGGTGGAGTTCCGCACCCGCACCCGCGGCGTGGCGGCGGCCTTCTCCAGCGGCAGCAACGTCACCCGCGTGGAGGGCGTGTGGGACGGCGACCGCGCCCGCCCGCGCCGCTACGTCTCCGAGGGCGTCTGGCGCGGCGAGAACCGGCGCACGGTGATCGAGTGGCCGGGAAACCAGCCCGCCATCCGCGTCATGGTCCCGCCCAACAACGACGAGCGGGAGGAGGTTCCGGCGGATGCCCAGCGCAACACCGTGGACAACCTTTCCGCCGTCGCCCAGCTCGTCCGGCAGGTCCGCCGCAGCGGCAGCTGCGACGGCAGCCTGCGCGCCTATGACGGCCGCCGCCTGAGCGAGACCGCCGCCCGAACCCGCGGGCGGGAGAGCTTCGCGCCCGCCCGCGACGAGTGGTCCGGCACCGCCCTGCGCTGCGACTTCGAGGGCCGCCTCCTCGCCGGCTTCCGCAAGGGCGAGGACCTGGAGGCCGCCCGGCGCCCGCAGACCGGCACCGCCTGGCTGGGAGAGGCCTCCCCGGGCCGCCCCATGATCCCCGTGAGGATCGATTCCGTGACCCGCTGGTTCGGCACCGTTACCGCCCGCCTCGCCAGCAGCGGCCCGCCCGGCCAGGCGCGGGCGGGGAACTGAGCCGCCGGCTGCGTCCGGCGTGCCGCGGGCGGACGAGACCTCAGCCCGGCAGCACGCCTTCCAATAGCCCGGCGAGGTCCCCCGGCGCCGACGCGACGGGCGCTCCCTCGGCCATCTCCGGCGGTCCGTAGCCCCAGGCGGCGAAGACCGGCGCGATCCCCGCCGCCTTGGCCGCCCGCGTGTCGTTCTGGTGGTCCCCGATCAGCACCGCGCGGCCCGGCTCCGCCCCCATCCGCTTCAGCAGGGCCAGGGGGTGGCCGGGGTGGGGCTTGCGCACGGGAAAGCTGTCGCCCCCGCCGATGTCGTCCAGCAGCGCCGCCAGCCCCAGCTCGCCCAGCACGATCCGCGCCGCCTTCTCCGGCTTGTTCGTGCAGACCGCCAACCGCCATCCGGCGGCCTTCAGGGCCGCCAGCGCCTCCGGGATGCCGGGGAAGGGCCGCGTCTCCTCCGCCGCATGGGCCTCGTAATCGGCCAGGAACTCCGCCACCAGCATCGGCGTGCTCTCCAGCCCCCGCGCCGCGCAGGCGCGTTGCACGAGCACGGCCACGCCGTCCCCGATCATCCGCCACACCTCCTCCCGGGTGAATCCCGGCCGCCCCTGGCCGGCCATCAGCCGGTCCAGGGCGGCGTGCAGGTCCGGGGCGCTGTCCAGCAGCGTGCCGTCGAGGTCGAAGAGGGCGATGCGGTCCATGCCCGCCCCCATGCCACCCCGCATTACCGCCCGCAATGAAGCTTGACGCGGCCCGCCCTTGCGGAACCCGCGCGGACAGGGCTTATCCGGCCCATGCAAAGGGCCGCCATCCTCCTCGCCGCCGGGCTCGGCACCCGCATGCGCTCGGCCATGCCGAAGGCCATGCACGCCGTCGCCGGGCGCCCCATGCTCAACCACCTCATCGCCGCCTGCGAGAGGGTGTTCGACCGCATCGTCGTCGTCACCGGCCCGGACATGCCGGCGCTGGAGAAGGCGGCCGCGCCCCACGCCACGGTGGTGCAGAGGGACCGCCTGGGCACCGGCCACGCGGCCCTGCAGGCCGCCCCCGCGCTGGAGGGCTTCGAGGGCGACGTCGCCGTCCTCTACGCCGACAACCCCCTGATCACGGAGGAGACGCTGCGCCGCCTGCTGCTGGCCCGCGCCTCCTCCGACCTCGCCCTGCTCGCCATGCGCCCCGCCGACCCCGGCCGCTACGGCCGCGTGGTGCCGCACGGGGATGGCGGCATCGCCGGCGTGGTGGAGTGGAAGGACGCGACGGAGGAGCAGCGCGCCATCCCGCTCTGCAACGTCGGCGTGATCTGCGCCGCCGCGCCCCGCCTGTTCGGCTGGCTGCGCGCGCTGCGGAACGACAACGCCGCCGGCGAGTACTACCTGACCGACGTGGTCGCCGCCGCCCGCGCGGAGGGCTTCCGCGCCGTGGCCGTGGAGGCCGCCGAGGCCGAGTGCCGCGGCATCAACTCCCGCCTGGAGCTCGCTGAGGCGGAGGCCGCCGTGCAGGCCGCGCTGCGCCGCCGGGCCATGGAGGGCGGCGCCACCCTGACCCGGCCGGAGAGCGTCACCCTCTCCTTCGACACCCAAATCGGCCAGGACGTGACGATCGGCCCGGACGTCGTCTTCGCCCCCGGCGTCACGATCGAGGACGGCGTGGAGATCCGCGCCTTCTCCCACCTGGAGGCCTGCACCGTGCGGCGCGGCGCCGTCATCGGCCCCTTCGCCCGCCTGCGCCCGGGCACGGAAGTCGGCCCCGGCGCCCATGTCGGCAACTTCGTGGAGCTCAAGGCCGCGGTGCTGGGGGAGGGGGCGAAGGCCAACCACCTTTCCTACATCGGCGACGCCACCGTGGGCGCGCGCACCAACATCGGCGCCGGCACCATCACCTGCAACTACGACGGTTACGCCAAGCACAAGACCAATATCGGAGAGGGTGTTTTCATCGGCTCCAACGCGACACTGGTGGCGCCCGTCGCACTCGGTGATGGCGCCTTCGTCGCGGCGGGTTCTACCATCACCGAAACGGTCGCGCCCGACGCCATGGCCTTCGGCCGCGCCCGCCAGGAACAGAAGGAAGGCCGCGCCGCCGCGTTCCGCGCGGCCCGCCGGAAGGAGAAGTAAGCGATGTGCGGAATCGTCGGCGTCGTCGGTCGTGAGGAGGCCGCGCCGCGCCTGCTGGAAGCCCTGCGCCGCCTGGAATACCGCGGCTACGACAGCGCGGGCATCGCCACCCTGGTGAACGGCCACGTGGAGCGCCGCCGCGCCGAGGGCAAGTTGGGCAATCTGGCGGAAGTGCTGACGCACGACCCGCTTCCCGGCACCACCGGCATCGGCCACACCCGCTGGGCCACCCACGGCGCCCCCACCACGCGCAACGCCCACCCGCACGGCACCGCCCGCGTCTCCATCGTCCATAACGGCATCATCGAGAACCACGCCGAGCTCCGCGCCGAGCTGGAGGCTGAGGGCGCCGAGTTCGAGACGGAAACGGACACCGAGACCTTCGCCCGCCTCGTGGACCACCACCTCGCGCGCGGCGACAGCCCGGAGGACGCCTTCTCCGGCGCCCTGAAGCGCGTCCACGGCGCCTTCGCCCTGGCCGCCATCTTCGCCGGCCATCCCCGCAAGCTGCTGGCCGCCCGCCAGGGCGCCCCGCTCGCCATCGGCTTCGGCGAGGAGGAGATGTTCATCGGCTCCGACGCCCTGGCCCTCGCCCCGCTGACCCGCCGCATCGCCTACCTGGATGAGGGCGACTGGGCCATCGTCAGCGACCGCGACGCGCAGTTCTTCGACGCCAACGACGCGCCCGTGGAGCGCGCGGTGAAGACCACCGCCTTCTCCGGCGCCGCCATCGGCAAGGGCAACTACCGCCACTTCATGGAGAAGGAGCTGCACGAGCACCCCGCGGTGATCGGCGACACGCTCCGCCAGTACGTGGACCCCACCACCCGCGCGGTGGCCCGCCCCGCGCTGCCCTTCGATCCCGCGGCCCTGCCGCGCCTGTGGCTCTCCGGCTGCGGTTCCGCCTTCCTGGTGTGCAACACCGCCCGCTACTGGTTCGAGACCCTCGCCCGCCTGCCCGTGGACTGCGACGTGGCGAGCGAGCTGCGCTACCGCGACCCGCCGCTGACGGAGGGCGGCGCCGCCATGTTCGTCTCCCAGTCCGGCGAGACGGCGGACAACCTCGCCGCCAT
This genomic window from Pararoseomonas sp. SCSIO 73927 contains:
- the chrA gene encoding chromate efflux transporter; the protein is MSTDPPGTGARPAGTPGEVFLAFLRLGLTSFGGPVAHLGYFRAEFVARRRWLGEAAYAELVALCGFLPGPASSQVGFALGLLRGGPWGGLAAWAGFTLPSALLLVLFATWAGSLGASPLGAGLLHGLKLVAVAVVAQAVWGMARTLTPDRPRAAIALLATALAALAPPAIGQVAAILLGAAAGLLLCREEEAGAPEPLAFGIPRRVGLACLALFAALLLLPPLLGPAAAVFDAFYRSGALVFGGGHVVLPLLRDAVVAPGWVSEDAFLAGYGAAQAVPGPLFTFAAYLGAALRPGPGGLLGAAVPLAAVFLPGLLLLVGALPFWNALRARPAARAAMRGANAAVVGLLGAALYDPVWTATVQRPADFVLAITGFLLLTLWKLPPLALVALGALAGIGVAALG
- a CDS encoding tripartite tricarboxylate transporter substrate binding protein; this translates as MSNRDHTLTRRLALGAGLGTLAAGLAPGARAQTQTQTQTGGGAYPNRPINMIVGFPPGGQTDFAARIVQPGLAQNLGQSVVIDNRGGAGGNIGTEAVLRARPDGYTLLAGNSSPMAINPHTFPNMTINPLDLMPIGLTLQSSMVLCVHPSVPASNVRELAAWIKAQSGGVNYGSPTAGSLSHCAMELFRDRIGKPEMVSVPYRGSGPAIQDFVANRFSAMFDAASVLSPFIKSGQLKPILVSGAARAPALPDVPTAAEQGLPDFVFTAWIGLFAPKGTPDEVIRRVHAAQDAALKDPAVREKITGQGDEPGGGSTEDFANMVRRDHARWGQVVKENNITAA
- a CDS encoding M20/M25/M40 family metallo-hydrolase, with translation MSSREAAIARARAEFDSGAFRERLAALIAIPSTSQDPAAAAECQRYLEEGIQPWIARLGFTSSIHPNPEAGCGPILIAERVEDPSRPTILLYGHGDTVRGLDDQWSDGIKPWAVTERDGLWYGRGTADNKGQHIINLAALEAVLAERGGVLGANVKLVLEMSEELGSRGLRPFVEAHREALAADALIASDGPRVEPALPTIAAGSRGSFMFDLVVKLRGGGVHSGHWGGLTTDPAILLSHAIASIADQHGKILVRDWLPGETVPANIRAALQGCPVGGGEGAATIDEGWGEPGLTPAEKIYGWASFIVLAMISGRPEAPVNAVAPDARAVCQIRYTGDSDPAKFAPALRAHLDAHGFGKVAIEKTGIRMPASRTPPDSPWVLWTKASMERSLGTRVQVTPNASGGLPGDVFVDLLGTPLVWVPHSYNGCKQHGPDEHVIPAMMREGLAAFAGIWWDLGEPGTPAR
- a CDS encoding NMCC_0638 family (lipo)protein, translating into MPYRGFPHPTARAARRPVLLALLALTPLPFPSAARAAAPLTEETAAAMGSFMQICARLLTGGDAGAAAREAGFAALPADRAATLLRGGEGQVLVARGAHVGAMVLVLTRRPVACSLRLQRMDVETAEPLFVRLAERTARPGLSVTRAFDGSVPVPGAGAARQITYRLSSGQPGRADLALAFTGDADPRAGTQGVLTFGTLAPRR
- a CDS encoding solute carrier family 23 protein, with translation MPSPLDRLLPPPAPSSRKRPEELLYAVDERPPVGVLLGMGAQHAALSLMFVLYAVVAAQGIGLDAEATGRFVSVTTFLVGLATLVQAVPSRIGPGLILVALPAPARLPIFVAVTAAYGLGATMGATIVAAVAAILLARVIPRLRAFFPPEVIGVVVLMLGLSLVAGGLTRGVGLTPAGDASPAALAVAAVTLAVIVGASLWGGPGLRRMAVLAGALAGTALAVALGTTAEGGLQALAALPAVAVPLPGHGLPAPEFLLVPIAIFLVIELIGVMDLFGTVLSMDRMDDARWRRVDMGLVARSVTGQGLMHVLQALAGVLTTASSSANLGLAAATGITAWRVGAAAGAILMATAFFPAISGLVALTPGPVIGGILVYTASYLIVAGMGLATSRLMDARRGFIVGLAAVCGTGVMLLPALAQASPDWSRIVVSSGLTMGSIAAVALNALLRIGVRQTAGTVLDPEGEGQQAAEFLEQRGRAWGARADVVARAGVVMGEALEALRQAGTEGPVTLSASFDEFNLRCRLLHAGPPLPLPAGHSAVPDAQALMEGDEDALDAAMRRVSGALIARMADRVRAAARPGGTAELAFEFEH
- a CDS encoding acyl-CoA dehydrogenase family protein; translation: MPLDNAFDLPEDTRALQEVARDFARDILAPRALEWDSARHFPVEEMRQAAALGMAALYVREESGGSGLTRLDAAVVFEALSTGCPVTAAFLSIHNMVAWMIDRWGSEAQRAEHLPALVTMERIASYCLTEPGSGSDAAALRTRALRDNSGYVLNGSKQFISGAGASDLYLTMVRTGGEGPDGISALLVPKETEGLSFGANERKMGWNAQPTRLMTFQDARLPADTLLGEEGQGFRMAMAGLDGGRLNIAACSIGGAQRALDIALDYVRERRAFGKPVSDFQATQFRLADMATELEAARSLLWRACAKLDSKAPDAGPFCAMAKRFASDTGHRVADEALQLLGGYGYLHDYGVEKLVRDLRVHRILEGTNEIMRVIVARHLLGRRDSR